In Lujinxingia sediminis, one genomic interval encodes:
- a CDS encoding DNA gyrase/topoisomerase IV subunit A yields the protein MPTQPTDVALYKTAQERYLNYAMSVITSRALPDVRDGLKPVQRRILYAMYANLRLTHDAKYRKSAAIVGEVMGKYHPHGDQSIYDAMVRMAQSFSLRYPLVDGHGNFGSVDGDSAAAMRYTEARMMPLASELLDEIKKQTVAFRPNYDGTVQEPVVLPAQVPNLLINGATGIAVGMATNIPPHNLGEVVDALIAMIDRPEITIDEMVGSLIKGPDFPTAGVLLNDEEELREIYHNGSGTLITRAQWEIERDGARRYIVVTSIPYYVNKATLIEKIAEHIIQEKLPQVVDVRDESTNDVRVVMELKRGADADVAMAYLFKHTPLEDRFHVNLTCLVPSENPDVAQPARVDLKMMLRYFLDFRMEVVTRRIRFELEQLLRRIHILAGFETIFGDLDEAIRLIRASEGKADAAQKLMAHFGIDAEQTEAILETKLYRLAKLEIEMIRAELAEKRAQAAKLQSLLDDDGKRWAVIRGELVAIRGAYGDVRRTLVNAPVKELEYSEEAYIIAEQCWVMVSREGRIKRQKSYTDLSTIRVREGDQMGWVLPGSTRDTVIFFTNMGRGYTMRIDDVPATSGYGDPVQACFDFDDGERVIGVVTSDKRMLRAMAPDQTSLVGGEESDEGDVQMVAISRSGQSLRFSLESYTDPSTVKGRLFMRLDKGDEVVNVENCDGSELVALASRDGRGLMFQVREISHVKGPAKGVRAIALEGKDAVLDFTLCRERLDGLEVETNRGAREIIRATKAQYAPTSRGNKGKLIIQRGHLIRSHRPPVEIVLGDDDDEAGEEE from the coding sequence ATGCCGACCCAGCCGACCGATGTGGCGCTGTATAAGACAGCGCAAGAGCGCTACCTCAACTACGCCATGAGCGTGATCACCAGCCGTGCTCTCCCCGATGTGCGTGACGGCTTAAAGCCGGTACAGCGACGCATTCTTTATGCGATGTACGCCAACCTGCGTCTGACTCACGACGCCAAATACCGCAAGAGTGCAGCGATCGTCGGTGAGGTCATGGGGAAGTACCACCCTCACGGCGACCAGTCGATCTACGACGCGATGGTGCGTATGGCGCAGAGTTTCTCGCTGCGCTACCCCCTGGTCGATGGCCACGGGAACTTCGGCTCGGTCGACGGGGATAGCGCTGCGGCGATGCGCTACACCGAGGCGCGCATGATGCCGCTGGCCTCGGAGCTGCTCGACGAGATTAAGAAACAGACGGTTGCCTTTCGTCCCAACTACGACGGTACCGTGCAGGAACCGGTGGTGCTCCCGGCCCAGGTGCCCAACCTTCTGATTAACGGGGCTACCGGCATCGCCGTCGGTATGGCGACCAACATCCCGCCGCATAACCTGGGGGAGGTTGTCGATGCGCTCATCGCCATGATCGATCGGCCCGAAATCACCATCGACGAGATGGTCGGGTCGCTCATTAAAGGACCGGATTTTCCGACCGCCGGCGTGCTTCTCAACGATGAGGAGGAGCTTCGAGAGATTTACCACAACGGCAGCGGCACGCTGATTACCCGCGCCCAGTGGGAGATCGAGCGCGATGGGGCGCGTCGCTACATCGTGGTCACCTCGATTCCGTACTACGTCAACAAGGCGACGCTTATTGAGAAGATCGCCGAGCACATCATTCAGGAGAAGCTCCCTCAGGTCGTCGATGTGCGTGACGAGTCCACCAATGATGTGCGCGTGGTCATGGAACTCAAGCGCGGTGCTGACGCCGATGTGGCCATGGCGTACCTCTTTAAGCACACCCCGCTCGAGGATCGTTTTCACGTCAACCTGACCTGCCTTGTGCCCTCGGAAAACCCCGATGTGGCGCAGCCGGCGCGGGTCGATCTGAAGATGATGCTGCGTTACTTCCTGGACTTCCGTATGGAGGTGGTGACCCGGCGTATCCGTTTTGAGCTCGAACAACTCCTGCGCCGCATCCATATCCTGGCGGGTTTTGAGACGATCTTCGGTGACCTCGATGAGGCGATTCGACTGATCCGCGCCTCCGAGGGCAAGGCTGATGCTGCGCAGAAATTGATGGCGCATTTTGGCATCGATGCCGAGCAGACCGAGGCCATCCTCGAGACCAAACTCTACCGTCTGGCCAAGCTCGAGATCGAGATGATCCGCGCCGAACTCGCTGAAAAACGCGCGCAGGCCGCGAAGTTGCAGAGTTTGCTCGACGATGATGGCAAGCGCTGGGCAGTGATCCGTGGCGAACTGGTGGCGATCCGCGGAGCCTACGGTGATGTGCGTCGCACCCTGGTCAATGCGCCGGTCAAAGAACTCGAATACTCGGAAGAGGCTTACATCATCGCCGAGCAATGCTGGGTGATGGTCTCGCGCGAGGGGCGTATCAAGCGCCAGAAGTCCTACACCGATCTCTCCACCATTCGGGTCCGCGAAGGCGATCAGATGGGCTGGGTCTTGCCGGGGAGCACACGCGACACGGTGATCTTTTTCACCAACATGGGGCGCGGCTACACCATGCGCATCGATGATGTACCGGCCACCTCCGGGTATGGGGACCCGGTGCAGGCCTGCTTCGACTTCGACGATGGCGAGCGTGTCATCGGCGTGGTCACAAGCGATAAACGCATGCTGCGCGCGATGGCCCCCGATCAGACCTCGCTCGTGGGTGGCGAGGAGAGCGATGAGGGCGATGTGCAGATGGTCGCAATCAGCCGCAGCGGTCAGTCGCTGCGTTTCTCGCTGGAGAGCTATACCGACCCCTCGACCGTCAAAGGTCGCCTCTTTATGCGTCTGGATAAAGGCGATGAGGTCGTCAACGTGGAGAATTGCGACGGGTCGGAGTTGGTGGCCCTTGCCAGCCGCGATGGCCGCGGGTTGATGTTCCAGGTCCGCGAGATCTCGCATGTGAAGGGACCGGCCAAGGGCGTGCGCGCCATCGCGCTGGAGGGCAAGGACGCGGTGCTCGACTTCACGCTCTGCCGCGAGCGCCTCGATGGCCTGGAGGTGGAAACCAACCGCGGTGCCCGCGAGATCATTCGGGCGACCAAAGCTCAGTACGCGCCGACCTCACGAGGCAATAAGGGCAAACTTATCATTCAGCGCGGCCACCTCATTCGCTCCCATCGTCCTCCTGTGGAGATTGTGCTCGGTGATGATGACGATGAGGCTGGCGAAGAGGAATGA